The genomic window ACGGGATTACTACCGCTTCTTCTGCATCACTGCCCAAAGAATTCAAACTCGATAGCGCGCCGCATCCAACAACGCCGCTTCCTGGCTTTCCCCTCTCGTTCATGACGGGACTGGAATCCGGCTCATCCCTGCTTCATATTCCTCTCATGCAAACCTCCGCCACGCTCGATGACCGCGCCGCCAGATATCTGATCGCCCAGCTTGATCAAATCGATCCGCTGCGTTGCCCGTGCGGCTTTGCCCGCCGCGCTTTCGCGACCGCAGAGAACTCCCTGGCCAGCGTCCACCAGGTGGATATCCAGCTCGATGCCCGGACGCATTATCACAAAAAGATGACGGAGATTTACATCGTGCTCGAAGGGGAGGGCGCGATTGAACTGGATGGACAAACTTTCCCGGTCAAGCCCATGACTTCGATCATGATCAAGCCTGGCTGCCGCCACCGCGCTATCGGCCGGCTGAAAATCATCAACGTGGCCATCCCGGCGTTCGATCCGAAAGACGAGTGGTTTGACTGATTTCGTGAACCAGGCAGGCTTCCAGCCAGTTGTGTTCGGCTACGGATTTCCTATTTGCGTGCCCTCATGCTTTTTCTCCCTCTCCTCCTCCCGCA from Verrucomicrobiota bacterium includes these protein-coding regions:
- a CDS encoding cupin domain-containing protein, with the protein product MQTSATLDDRAARYLIAQLDQIDPLRCPCGFARRAFATAENSLASVHQVDIQLDARTHYHKKMTEIYIVLEGEGAIELDGQTFPVKPMTSIMIKPGCRHRAIGRLKIINVAIPAFDPKDEWFD